Part of the Zea mays cultivar B73 chromosome 4, Zm-B73-REFERENCE-NAM-5.0, whole genome shotgun sequence genome is shown below.
tgtcaacgcgaggcgcaggcctagggggatcaccatcctccggcataccatgatggttgccttcgtcgagaccccctagatcgacgtggaagcattcacgacttgggccacagtcctcgtcgctgaggctgtggctgctatcggagcaatcaaagaggcagtagtcacatgcggtcatgaagtcccgcatggcactagggttatcgagcctggagaaatcccaaccagagtcgggctcgtcatcttcctcggaacccgggggcccataggtcgagacggtcgtcagtcggtcccaggttgaccgcatatgataccccagagggtttggatatgcctttatgaaagcgtccaccaaagcggggtcgcttggtgggtcgcagctaaatctaaaaggcatgggatgggaaacggacggtacctcttgatcgacgggcggtgacgaagtcgcgttggggacggactgcaccgttgtctcaggtacgaggctaacgcccagcaagtccttcacgagcgtgctggcgtcgtccgtctgcttggggttggcgtgttgcggggaaacgacgtttGTCTTCGTCTcatacgcgaggtcaacgcccgacgtgtcccccattggggcgccggcgccgtcgactcgctcgacagccgatgaggtgccgcctcctgcttggccatgcctgccccgcctcctcctccgtcggcggggaaggtgacgggacagacccggatgttgctcttccgtcatgtagggaagacgtcgtcgattccgccgccggcgggcgggctgatgaccgccattgtcgttgtcgcgcgacggaggaaggagtatcatgtcgtagctgccgtcgagggacatgaactcaagactcctgaaacggagcaccgtcccaggttggagaggttgctggagactacccatctggagcttgacgggaagctgttcgtcaacacgcagcaggcccctacctggcgcgccaactgtcggcgtttcgaccccggggggggggggggggtccctggaccgacgagtaaattgtcactgcgtgtcccagcccagatgggtcggtgcgagacggaacacaaaggggggggggaacagcaaaggggaacccgcggccttcgtgttgtcctgcgcccagggcggatgcgcttgcagtagggggttacaagcgttcgcgtgggagagagagagagcgagagccttgtgcgtcggcccattctcccgcgcggccaaccttctcgtacgagagccctggaccttccttttatagatgtaaggagagggcccaggtgtacaatgggggtgtagcaatgtgctaacgtgtctagcagagaggagccagagccctaagtacatgccgtcgtggctgtcggagaggttttggcgccctattcatgtgatgtcgtggccgtcggaggagcgcttgagccttgtggaagtacagctgtcggagctgtcggatccttgctgacgtctccttgcttccgtaaggggctgagagccgccgtcgtcatggagcacgcggggtgtcatcattacttgtttaccggggcgaaccagatgggtcgccggtcttgttccccgtagcctgagctatctaggagtagggtaatgatggccccccgtgacgtggtcggtccgagcccgaggtcgggcgacgcggaggctcctccgaagtcgaggctaagtccgggcccgagggtcgggcgaggcggagaccgtcttccgaggtcgaggttgagtccgagccctggggtcgggcgaggcggagtccgtcgtccgaggtcgaggctgagtccgagccctggggtcgggcgaggcggagtccgtcgtccgaggtcgaggctgagtccgagccctggggtcgggcgaggcggagtccgtcgtccagcgtcgaggttgagcccgagctctgggatcggacgaggcggagcttcctatggcgcccaaggctggacttagctgctgtcagcctcactctgtcgagtggcacaacagtcggagcagggcaggcggcgctgttttcctgtcaggtcggtcagtggagcggcgaagtgactgcggtcacttcggccctgtcgactgaggagcgcgcgtcaggataaggtgtcagtcgatccttgcattaaatgctcctacgatacggtcggttggcgtggcgatctggccaaggttgcttctccgcgaagcctgggcctcgggcgagccgaaggtgcatccgttgcttgaggggatcctcgggcgagtcgtgaatcctcctgggtcggctgcctttgcccgaggctgggctcgggcgaggcgggatcgtgtcccttgagtggacggagccttgacctgaatcgcgtccatcaggcctttgcagctttgtgctgatgggggttaccagctgagattaggagtcttgggggtacccctaattatggtccccgacactcgaCAAAAAAGCTCTTTATCGAGTGTCAAAAAACACTCTACAAAAAAGCTCTTTATCAAGTGTAAAAAAACAACCGCAAAGCGCTTTTTTGCCTAGTGTTTtttgtttggcactcggcaaagagcttctttaccGAATGCCCGAAAAAATACTCGACAAACCatttgacactcagcaaagatgaTTTCTCGGGTAGTGTCTAGTGCTTTATTTAAGTACATGGTGATGATTTTATTAATATATTATATTGTCTTATATTGATTGTCACCTACTACCTTGTATTAAAATATATTATATATTATTACTTATGACCCAAGTTAATTATATGGCTAGTTCTATACTCCATAGTTTGATGTGTGATAATACTTTATGGTTTTTGATGGTTTTCGATGTGTTTTAAATCAGATAGTTTTGTTTTGTCTGGTACCGAGTTATAACTTTCTGACTATATGTATGTACTAGACACTTATATTTTGTGATATTGCTTTAATGCATTGTGAGATATACTTTAACCCATCATGAATTTAtaaatatttatatattattactaattTCTATATGGATATACAATTTGAGTGAAATTTTTTAAGTTTATTTAGGGTACATGTTACAATTTTTACATGTTGTATTTTAGATTTTGATAGTGATTGATGTATTTCTCATATCGAACTTTCAGTTTCGATATTTCTGAATTACCGATGTCGTTTTCATTTATGAAGTTATCATTTTTTAGGAAAAAATATGACAACAAAAATGGTTATAatgtttaccgaccgttttcatcaCTAACTTCTGATATCACCTCTTAGTGAAGTATGTTTAGTGGCTCTCCGGTGGATTATTTTAACAAAGAGAACCAACCAACTTCAATCGGAGCATTTAGTCTTCGCACTCGGGCGGAGTGAACTATTTGCCTTCATTATATCTTTTGTTTTTGTTTTAATAAAGATACTCTTGAAAACATATATTAAGTAAAGAGAGAAAACAATTGTTAATGAACTCTAAAATGCTAGAGGCTTATGTTTGTTCGAGATCAAATCTCCAACAACAATCAACCAAATTAGATCATTTAGCATGTTTCATGTTGTTGGAGATGCACATGCGACACCCCATCCAATCAAATGACTCCTTCATTTGTGAAAAAACACAAGGGTACGTTTGGTTCTGTTGTATGCTAGAAAAAACCCTTGTGAGTTGTTTGCCATGGAAAAATTGTTGTGAGCTATCTACTATAAAAAAACTCAATGCCATTTAGTTCGAGCTATTGTGAAACTACAGATTCCATATAATTTGTCTATAATGCTCTTGAGAATGTGATAGCTTATTTATATGCAAATAAACTAACTATAATACAGTGTTTTTCGCGATTATTGAAAATAACTAAATAACTAAAAAATATATTAGATAAATAAATAAAGTTCACAATTTATCTCCCCTCAAAGTTTGTCGATTTCGAATAGCATGTGATTTTCTCTCTTTAAAGGTTTGTTTGGTTAGAAGTGGACTAAAGGAGAATGGAGACGATTAAATCTCATCCTATTCAAAATTATATAGAAAGAGATTTAATCCTCTCAATCCCCTCCCACTCCCATGCAAAGGGACAAGGCCTTTGTGGGATGATACCATCTCCAAGGGCTAGTTTGAAAACTTAAATTTTTTTTGGAATTGAggagaaaataaactaattttccctTTAACCCCTCCAATTTCTAAAgagatttgagtttccaaactagtcaTAAATAACTTTCAACCAAATATTATGCTAAAGTAGGATATTCTACTTGGAATCATCCTATCTCCGAAACCAAACACAAACATAGCCTACATAAGGGATCTGAGCAAAAACACAAACACAACCAAATATTATGCTTCATTTCTTCGCGCGCCGGCGGTAGCTAGGCAAGTTGAGTAAAAACTACTATTGCTTCCGCCCGTGGAGACTAGGGGACTTGTTGTGAGGGCAAATTTCTAAAATACGGCATATATAAAAAAAGCGCTGATGGTATCGAACCTAGGAGCCGTTTGGTTCGCGAAATataacgtaaatggtaatggtaaCGATTCACACTTAAATACCGGCGGTAACAAATTTTAATAAGGCGATATCAGTTTGTAGTGTGATATCGATTACTGTTGGATTTAaataaacatgatttaacgttatcggttacccattacgttaccaaTATGTGAATCAAACAGCACCCTAGATGCTACGTGGAAAACCACTCGAAGACGCCAGACGAAGCATGGGCGATACGAAATAAATATGTCATAAAGTAAAGCATGATGTTGGCTAAACATGTGGGCAGCATCTGAACGGGTACAGTGCGCAATGGATACTACGGCATAAAGTGAAAAATAGTTTGCGGAAACGAAAGCGAAAGCGCATCATCTTATTTATATATCATATTGTCAATTAACAGCATGACATATTTATAATATAACGTCGTTTCTTTACATAACACAAGTGAGTGATAAGGCGTGGTGGGTCAGTTGACCCATTTATGAATCCTCAAATAAAACACtgttaaaataaaaaatattgtATCATATAATAAAGCTGATTTCAATATCTCTAACGATATTTTTAGTTAAATTCGTCTAACGATATTTTTAGCTAAATTCTCAGTGCATGAGGACGTGTTTGTAGCTAACTCTGGTTTGAATCTTGATGGCTTTCTATTTTTTTTGTTATTTCCACGCTGCAGCTGAAGCTGGACAGGCAGCAGGCCCGTTAGGCCGTTACGCTGTTTGAACAGGGAGAGTGACATATTTTACCTAAATAAACTAATCTAAGTTGTTCGATCAACATTCATTGTCTACAACATCTAAGTGATTGATAAGCTAAAAAAAAATCAGTCCTCTAATAACAAGACAGGTCTCCATTGAAACCGTTTAATAAAATTTCGTGCCATTTTCTCTCTCTAAAATGCAGAAGATCTACTCTATTTGTATTCAGAAAAAAAACGATTAGAATGTATATATAAACATCTTTTTTTGGGCCAAAATTAATCTGAACTTATTTCAAACCGATAAGGATATAGAATTTATTGTGTCAAAATAATCGGACAGATGCATGCAGTTACATTTCTATCttatttttcaaaaaaaaaaaacgtTTATGGATTTATACTCGTGCGCGCTGCTACTTTTATCACATTGCCTTATTATGGTCACCGTGCTGAGCTGCACCTCCGCCCTGTCCGTCGTGCACGTCGACACGGGACGACGCGTAGTGACCATGCTCCGCCGCCGaggcctccccctcctcctcggcCCTGCCCACCTTCTCCATGGTCATGGCGCCGACGTCGGACGCGGCCCGGGCGACGGCGCCGACGGCCGCCGACACCCAGGCGGCGCCGCGGGACGCGTAGGGGCTGCCGGCCACGACCTCCCCGGCCGCCGAGAAGGCCCCCCAGGCGCGCTCCGTGACCTGGAAGCGCTCGTCGACGCCGCGCGCCGCGCCGCGGGCCGCGGCCGTGCCGAGGCTGAACTTGTCGCTGAGGCCCAGGCGGCGGTCCAGCGACGCCACCCGCGCCGTGGCCGTGGACAGCAGCTGCTGGTGCCGGCCGTCGAAGGACTGTGCGCGCCGCAGCGCGTCCTTGCTCAGCACGAAGCCCCTGGCCAGCATGGTGCTCACCACCTCCTCCGCCTTCTTCACGGCCTCCCCCGTCGGCGTTCCCGGACCCGGAGACCTTGCTCCTGCATGGGAGTACGCTTCCGGTGGCAGTTCGTAGTCTTCCACCGGCGCGATGTTCACGGAAACATCGCCACACATGCTTGATCCCTGCGACCAGGCACAAGGCATTTGTCTCAATATTGTAGTTTCGGAATCGACGACGATTTACTGAGAGtaaaaataaaagaaagaaaTGTTCAGAGATGTTAGCTAGACTAGCTGCTGCCGCAAGGGGGTGTGTGCGCGCGCGTACAGAGAGCAGCAGAGCTGTATCGGCTCCATGGAACTCCTTGAAGGTGACATAAGCAACCTGAGACGTCTCCGAGTCCCTGCCATGATGCACGGTGTAGAGGAGGAGAAACAAAACAAGCACATGGTCGAGTAACACTGAGACGATGTACGGGGAAAAAAATCTCGCTCGTGCATGGTATATATGGGAGGGAATAACCGATGATGAGGGCAGCATGCAGACCTTCGCATCTCGACGTACTCGATCTCGCCGGAGAAGGAGAAGAACTCCTTCATGTTCTCCGCGGTCGCCGAGAGAGGCACGTTGGTCACCTTGATAGTTCGGACCTGAAGCAGAGAGAGCATATCATATCATATCGCACTAGTCCACTAGATCAATCAATCAATCAATGAGCTAGCCTGCACTATAGTCACCGATAGATGATCTGACCATTTTCTCAAACAAAACGGCATTGAAGACGCAAAAAAGAGAGTCGTTTTCCCGTTTGTAAACATGAACATGACATGCATGGGCAGTAAGATATGTAATGGTGGAAAGGAATGGCAACAGACGACTACTGGTGCATGAACTAGGGTGGTGTGGTGTAGCGGTAATTATAAGTTTGAATAAACCGGTATCAGTTTTTAGCGTCACATCTGATTATGGTTGGatttaaacaaacatgatttaatgtTAACAAACATGGCACCTAGGTTGGTTGTCCAAGAGAGAGATGGATGATCGTCCGACTCACGTCCGAGACATCGATGGTCCAGTTTGGGGAAGTGCAGAGCTGTGGTGATGACGATGCCGATGCTGACGGTGATGATGTGCAAAATTCAGCAGGAGCGACTGCTATCCTCAAAGAGCCAGGGTCCAGCCGGACCTGCATCAGCAGACATGCATGGCGATCGTCAGCTATCCTATCGAGGGGACGACTACGAGGGCTGATGCATGTTTTTAACCATCTTCCTGATGAAACTGAAGGCGTGCACCTTAGCTAACATAAGCAGCTAGCATCGTGAAACCAAGTTCAGTTAAACTTAGAGGTGGTAATGAATCATGATAAATGGTTCTTCAGAAAATGATAGggccctaaataaattatagtgtaaaatttagagtccaTTATCAATTATAGTTACACTATAATTAATTTGTCTACTTATTAGTAGTTTTTGATCTGTTTGTGCATCGGGTAGATCAGCGGTGCAAATTAAATTggagggcgggggggggggggggggggggggggatacaGTGATGAAGATAATAGGCCTTCGTCAGTACAGTCATCGGGTGCGTGCACTGCAAAGAATACGATGTCATGTATCCTGCTGGCTGAAAACAACCCTAGCTAGCTGTTTTACTAATGTATGGATAAGTATGGTGACAGGGCTTTAATTTGTTTTTGCCTTAATTATTGCATTGGTGACGAAATGTCATGCATTCATGTATGATTTCCACTGCATCGTCTGTTACATGCATTATATCCCGTTTACTATCACCAGGAATGGGGGGAAACGGTTGTTCCATGTGATATGATAGATATGATAGCCAAGGTAATTAACGACGACGAACAAAATGTGCAGATCGATCATCCGAACAAGAGAGAGAAAAACAAAATCAAAGAAACAAGTTGTACATGCATGGTAACAACTAATTAAATATCGTATGCACAGGAAATTAAATAGCTTCGAAGTTTATTATATATGTTCACTCACCGCCATGAACGCGCCCACGACGACAAGGCGGAGCTGGGCTACGCCACGGTGATGGATCGGACCGGATCAATCTGCGGCGACACGGCAGGGCAATGGGCAGACGAGCGAGTGCCGCGCTGCCAGTTTCTCACCGGCGTGTTCGCTCGTGTGGGAGAGAGAAATAGCGAATTGAGAAGGCGTGGAGCAGCGGCAACTTCGGTCCAGTCCGGACTCCCGAACCGCTTCTAGCGGCCGATCGAATCACCTTTACACACGCTATTTTGGGTAGCCTATCTCGGCCCGGCCCAGATAGTTTGGAGCTCAGCCCTACAAAGAGTTTGTGCGTTTGGTTGTAATTACAGAACGTAATAGGATATGTCGATTGTTTAAATAAGATTGTTTGATACAGAATTAAGTGTTAAAACAGTACTATTCAATGTTGTCCTTAGTTATCTCTTAAAATTGGAGAGAGATTGGAGAGACGATATATAACATCAGAAATGTCTCTGTCCTGCATGTCACCGGTTGTTCGGTACCCAAACGCATTAGTCATGGAAGACTGCCATCGACCATACATAAAGAAGCAAACTCCTGCCCCAGCTCCATGAATGCGTTTTTCTCGAGAAAAAAACGGATCCCATACGTTGCTCGACAAGGTAAACGTTTCGTATGCATAGTCGAAGAAGCGATAATCCATTTCGAAAACAAGCTCTATGGGCCTGTTTGGTTGCCGGCATGGCAAAGCCTGTCTCGTATCTAGTGAGCCTGGTTTTGATTGGTCTGACTAGACACATGCAACTTCTTATGTTTGGTTGTCTGCATGCGATCAGGCTGGTTTATGAGAGATGTTGTTTGGTTGCCCGTATGGATATTTGTTGTATGAGTTAAAAATGTTATTAAATAAATGAAAATTGTATTAGTAGACATTAATTATATGTTAAAATTATTTAATACACGCTAACTACATGTTAATAAACACTAATTATATACTAATCTTAATCACATAATTTTTTTTATTTAAAATATACATAGCATGTGTGGTCTAGTTTCGTTCGTAAAAATATCAGAAACATATATATAAAATCGGTTCGGTAATTAAATCTTTTAATTACAAGATATAACAAAAAAACCAACAAAATCAATATCTCGATTTAAGTGCCTGAGTAAACAGCTGGCTCACCCGAGCCTGGCCGCGTGCGTGCGACCGCACCGGGCGTTCCCGCCGGGCCTGGCTCGCGGCGCTTTAAGGTTCGTACTAGCCTGTCTCTTGCAATACAGCGAACCAAACAAACACT
Proteins encoded:
- the LOC100277832 gene encoding binding partner of ACD11 1 isoform X1, with amino-acid sequence MAVRTIKVTNVPLSATAENMKEFFSFSGEIEYVEMRRDSETSQVAYVTFKEFHGADTALLLSGSSMCGDVSVNIAPVEDYELPPEAYSHAGARSPGPGTPTGEAVKKAEEVVSTMLARGFVLSKDALRRAQSFDGRHQQLLSTATARVASLDRRLGLSDKFSLGTAAARGAARGVDERFQVTERAWGAFSAAGEVVAGSPYASRGAAWVSAAVGAVARAASDVGAMTMEKVGRAEEEGEASAAEHGHYASSRVDVHDGQGGGAAQHGDHNKAM
- the LOC100277832 gene encoding Binding partner of ACD11 1, which produces MAVRLDPGSLRIAVAPAEFCTSSPSASASSSPQLCTSPNWTIDVSDVRTIKVTNVPLSATAENMKEFFSFSGEIEYVEMRRDSETSQVAYVTFKEFHGADTALLLSGSSMCGDVSVNIAPVEDYELPPEAYSHAGARSPGPGTPTGEAVKKAEEVVSTMLARGFVLSKDALRRAQSFDGRHQQLLSTATARVASLDRRLGLSDKFSLGTAAARGAARGVDERFQVTERAWGAFSAAGEVVAGSPYASRGAAWVSAAVGAVARAASDVGAMTMEKVGRAEEEGEASAAEHGHYASSRVDVHDGQGGGAAQHGDHNKAM